A window of the Cannabis sativa cultivar Pink pepper isolate KNU-18-1 chromosome X, ASM2916894v1, whole genome shotgun sequence genome harbors these coding sequences:
- the LOC115695001 gene encoding aspartic proteinase CDR1-like: protein MESLFSSQCLIVLLLLLLSLSSYSHSYSSDGFSVEIIHRDSAVSPLYNPSQTHSQRLANAFRRSITRASTLYSSHQLSTSSVESTLYTDGGEYLMSISIGTPPFDILAIADTGSDLTWTQCSPCKKCYKQVAPLFKPNSSKTYRDATCDSSVCKSATGAKTSCSSLDDSCQYSVSYGDQSFSNGNIATDVLTLSSTSGRPVTFPNFIIGCSHNSDGTFDERGSGIVGLGGGVDSLTSQLTSSIGGKFSYCLVPFISGGNQTKNSSTLSFGSNAVVSGAGVVSTPIVKGETDTFYYLTLEGITVGSLNGKKNKKFINFRSSSSTPAAVSQGNIIIDSGTTLTLVPEEFYSDFESAVASELKNEKRVEDPSGTLSLCYQISSGKDFVSPSITMNFKGADVELSQLNTFVQVSDTVVCLSFVSAQGIAIYGNLAQMNFLVGYDRVKNTVSFKPTDCSTYN from the exons ATGGAATCTCTTTTCTCATCTCAGTGTTTgatagtattattattattactactatCACTATCATCTTATTCTCACTCGTATTCTTCCGATGGTTTCAGTGTAGAGATCATCCACCGTGACTCGGCGGTATCCCCTCTCTACAACCCATCACAGACTCATTCTCAGCGTTTAGCCAATGCATTCCGCCGCTCCATCACACGAGCCTCCACACTCTACTCCTCTCATCAATTATCAACTTCGTCAGTTGAATCAACCTTGTACACAGACGGGGGCGAGTACCTAATGTCAATCTCTATCGGAACGCCGCCGTTTGATATCTTAGCCATTGCTGACACAGGCAGCGATCTGACGTGGACTCAGTGCAGCCCTTGCAAAAAATGTTACAAGCAAGTGGCTCCTCTCTTCAAACCCAACTCTTCAAAAACATACAGAGATGCTACCTGTGATTCCTCTGTTTGTAAGTCCGCCACCGGAGCTAAAACCTCTTGCTCCTCCCTCGACGATTCATGCCAATACTCCGTATCTTACGGCGACCAATCTTTCTCCAACGGTAACATTGCTACTGACGTTCTCACCCTCTCTTCCACCTCTGGAAGACCCGTCACCTTCCCCAATTTCATCATCGGTTGCAGCCACAATAGTgatg gaACTTTCGACGAACGCGGTTCGGGCATTGTCGGACTCGGCGGTGGAGTTGATTCCCTCACTTCCCAGCTAACATCATCCATCGGAGGAAAGTTTTCCTACTGCTTGGTCCCCTTTATCTCCGGCGGAAATCAGACGAAAAACTCAAGCACACTCAGCTTTGGATCAAACGCAGTTGTTTCCGGCGCGGGAGTAGTCTCCACACCTATCGTAAAGGGTGAAACCGACACTTTCTATTACCTTACTCTCGAAGGTATAACCGTAGGAAGCCTCAACGGTAAGAAGAACAAGAAATTTATCAATTTCAGATCGTCATCATCAACACCTGCAGCAGTGTCCCAAGGCAACATAATTATTGATTCAGGAACTACACTGACGCTGGTGCCAGAGGAATTCTACTCGGATTTTGAGTCAGCGGTGGCGAGTGAGCTGAAAAATGAGAAGCGCGTGGAAGACCCCAGTGGTACGTTGAGTCTGTGCTACCAAATCTCGAGTGGCAAAGATTTTGTTTCGCCGAGTATCACTATGAATTTCAAAGGCGCTGACGTGGAGCTGAGTCAGCTTAACACGTTTGTTCAAGTGAGTGATACAGTGGTGTGCTTGTCTTTTGTATCGGCTCAAGGCATAGCTATTTACGGGAATTTGGCTCAGATGAATTTCTTGGTGGGTTATGATCGTGTCAAAAATACTGTTTCGTTTAAGCCAACCGATTGTTCTACTTATAATTAA
- the LOC115695007 gene encoding aspartic proteinase CDR1-like codes for MTMLKSQHNIIVWLLFIAFTTITTVSLISCKNNGDDIINLELIHRDSPKSPFYSSSQTHWQRLSMALERSTHRTNHLILTKKKNKNNISTTTTTTTTSAGQSELFPSRGEYLINISIGTPPFPILAIADTGSDLIWTQCHPCPHCFTQKGPLFRPESSSTFHLLPCKSEQCMYLDKQSTLCNISDSSPPSPPCRYTYSYGDSSYTNGTLALETLTFSSSSSSSSSSSSSSSSSSSSSSSSSSSSSSSSSFPNRIFGCGFRNGGDFSGLESGIIGLGAGKLSLISQMGSSINGKFSYCLVPESLSTPSSSSSKLYFGGSSLVPGPEVSSTPLLINTNVQNYYYLALKAVSVGSMKFDLASSSKKGGNMIIDSGTMLTYLPTKLYKALETIMIKSIKNLEFGKDPNGYMSLCYKTKSDDIMGAAEVITLHFEEGGDLELKSVNTFLRVTEDVLCFAFGPTDEDDLLIFGNVAQANFLVQYDLTQKVLSFKSTDCTK; via the coding sequence ATGACAATGTTGAAGTCACAGCATAATATTATAGTTTGGTTGTTGTTCATCGCATTCACCACAATAACTACTGTTTCATTAATCTCTTGCAAAAATAATGGTGATGACATCATTAACTTAGAATTAATCCATCGAGACTCGCCAAAATCTCCATTCTATTCTTCTTCACAAACCCATTGGCAACGCTTATCCATGGCCCTTGAACGATCCACCCACCGCACCAACCACTTGATCTTAACCAAAAAGAAGAACAAAAACAACATcagtactactactactactacaacTACTAGTGCCGGCCAATCTGAGTTATTCCCCAGCAGAGGAGAATATCTAATCAACATCTCTATAGGTACACCTCCTTTCCCAATTCTAGCCATTGCTGACACAGGAAGCGATCTCATCTGGACCCAATGCCACCCATGTCCCCATTGTTTCACCCAAAAGGGTCCTCTGTTTCGACCCGAATCTTCCTCAACTTTCCACCTTCTTCCTTGCAAATCCGAACAGTGTATGTACTTGGATAAGCAAAGTACCTTATGCAATATTTCAGACTCATCACCACCATCACCACCCTGCCGTTACACATACTCCTATGGAGATTCCTCTTACACAAACGGAACACTGGCCCTCGAAACTCTcaccttctcttcttcttcttcttcttcttcttcttcttcttcttcttcttcttcttcttcttcttcttcttcttcttcttcttcttcttcttcttcttcgtcttcattCCCCAACAGAATTTTCGGGTGCGGGTTTCGAAACGGAGGTGATTTCAGCGGGCTCGAGTCTGGAATCATTGGACTAGGAGCTGGGAAACTCTCTCTCATTTCTCAAATGGGTTCTTCCATTAATGGCAAATTCTCTTACTGTTTGGTACCTGAGTCATTATCaacaccatcatcatcatcgagTAAATTGTATTTTGgtggttcgagtttggttccAGGTCCTGAGGTATCATCTACTCCTTTACTAATAAATACTAATGTTCAAAATTACTATTATCTAGCACTTAAAGCTGTCAGTGTTGGGAGTATGAAATTTGATTTGGCAAGTTCATCAAAGAAAGGTGGTAACATGATTATAGATTCAGGGACCATGCTAACTTATTTGCCTACCAAGCTATACAAAGCATTGGAAACGATTATGATAAAGTCGATAAAGAATTTGGAGTTTGGTAAAGACCCAAATGGGTATATGAGTCTGTGTTACAAGACCAAATCGGATGATATAATGGGTGCTGCTGAGGTGATCACTCTTCATTTCGAGGAGGGAGGAGATCTGGAGTTGAAGAGTGTGAACACGTTCCTTAGAGTTACGGAAGATGTTTTGTGCTTTGCGTTTGGGCCAACTGATGAGGATGATCTTCTCATCTTCGGTAATGTGGCTCAGGCCAACTTTTTGGTGCAGTATGACTTAACTCAAAAAGTTTTATCGTTTAAGTCCACTGATTGTACCAAATAG
- the LOC115697363 gene encoding mechanosensitive ion channel protein 10: MEVAEKSNNKEQVVLTIDPPPPPLPDHNIISNNHKILRRLNYSKPRSRFEEFTHPLIPPNRVPEFSHELHPTTTSSSDDDDDDDDDENDDAEWYGEVYNDEDHDRYRKQQRRRQKKMNKRAVMECSLFLIIMTCLICSLTLQPLKHKRQWSLEIWKWCLMIMVVFCGRLLSGWVVGFSVFLIEKNFMLKEKVVYFVHGLRKSFQNCAWLALVLIAWMIMFPDVHKHHKFLKKIFRFLIAILVGATIWLLKIVFVKVLASSFHVATFFDRMKESVFHHYILDALSGPPADEEEDQIEETRLRRLKASKSMPARLMRQQDGSGRRRIDMDMLRKLSRQRRATAWSVRRLVTHVMSSGLSTISTMVDDFGTTESEITSEWEARNSAKRIFKHVAKTGAKYIEEGDLLRFLKYEEVYTIFPLFEGSEGGKISKSSFRNWVVQAYVERKALAHSLNDTKTAVHQLHKLASAVVMVVITVVSLLVMGLATTKVVFVVTSQLLLVGFMFQNTCKTMFESIIFVFVMHPFDVGDRCVVDGIQMIVEEMNILTTVFLRYDNEKIYYPNSVLLTKPISNFRRSPDMADAVEFTIDFSTPLDDIVQLKKAIQIYIESKPKQWHPKHSVLVKEIENVNEMRMGLYVQHTMNHQNYGEKSSRRSELVFELKRIFETLSIKYHLLPQEVRLTQFNMLPNPSPSLST, translated from the exons ATGGAAGTAGCGGAGAAAAGCAATAATAAAGAGCAGGTGGTTTTAACCATCgacccaccaccaccaccactaccaGATCATAATATTATCAGTAATAATCACAAAATCTTGAGACGTCTCAACTATTCAAAACCAAGGTCTCGATTCGAGGAGTTCACTCATCCCTTAATCCCTCCCAACAGAGTCCCCGAATTCTCCCATGAACTCCACCCAACCACAACTTCATCCtccgatgatgatgatgatgatgatgatgatgagaacGACGACGCCGAGTGGTACGGTGAAGTCTACAACGACGAAGACCACGACCGCTACAGAAAACAACAACGAAGACGCCAGAAAAAGATGAACAAAAGAGCAGTGATGGAATGTTCTCTGTTTCTCATCATAATGACTTGCTTAATCTGTTCCCTCACTCTTCAACCACTCAAACACAAGAGGCAATGGAGTTTGGAGATCTGGAAATGGTGCCTGATGATCATGGTCGTCTTCTGCGGCCGCCTACTCTCGGGCTGGGTCGTCGGTTTCTCCGTCTTCCTAATAGAGAAGAATTTCATGCTCAAAGAGAAAGTAGTCTATTTCGTTCACGGTCTCCGGAAAAGCTTCCAGAACTGCGCGTGGTTAGCACTCGTCCTAATTGCGTGGATGATCATGTTCCCGGACGTTCACAAACACCACAAATTCCTCAAAAAGATCTTCCGATTCCTAATCGCAATCTTAGTCGGCGCAACGATTTGGCTACTGAAGATCGTGTTCGTCAAAGTTCTTGCATCCTCGTTCCACGTGGCCACCTTCTTCGATCGGATGAAGGAGAGCGTTTTCCACCATTACATTTTGGACGCGCTCTCGGGTCCGCCCGCGGATGAAGAAGAGGATCAGATCGAGGAGACGCGGCTTCGGCGGCTTAAGGCTTCTAAGTCGATGCCGGCTCGGCTGATGAGGCAGCAAGATGGGTCTGGGAGGAGGAGGATTGATATGGATATGCTGAGGAAGCTGAGCAGGCAGCGTCGTGCCACGGCTTGGAGCGTGAGGAGGCTTGTGACTCACGTGATGTCTTCGGGGCTTTCCACTATATCGACCATGGTTGATGATTTTGGGACCACTGAGTCCGAAATTACCAGTGAGTGGGAGGCTCGTAACTCGGCCAAGAGGATTTTTAAGCATGTTGCCAAGACTGGTGCCAA ATACATAGAAGAGGGCGATTTACTTCGCTTCCTCAAGTATGAAGAGGTTTACACCATCTTCCCTCTTTTCGAAGGATCAGAAGGTGGAAAGATCTCAAAGTCTTCCTTCCGAAACTGGGTG GTGCAAGCATATGTAGAGCGAAAAGCTCTTGCGCATTCTCTAAACGACACGAAAACAGCAGTCCACCAACTTCACAAGTTGGCGAGCGCAGTGGTGATGGTGGTGATAACGGTGGTGTCACTCCTAGTGATGGGATTGGCCACAACCAAGGTGGTTTTTGTGGTCACCTCGCAACTTCTTCTAGTTGGGTTCATGTTTCAGAACACATGCAAGACAATGTTCGAGTCCATCATCTTTGTCTTCGTCATGCACCCCTTTGATGTTGGTGATCGTTGTGTCGTTGACGGCATTCAGATGATTGTGGAGGAGATGAACATTCTTACCACAGTATTCTTGAGATATGACAACGAGAAGATTTACTATCCCAACTCTGTGCTACTCACCAAGCCTATTAGTAATTTTAGAAGGAGCCCTGATATGGCTGATGCTGTAGAGTTCACCATTGATTTCTCTACTCCCTTAGATGACATTGTCCAGCTCAAGAAAGCCATACAAAT ATACATAGAGAGTAAACCGAAGCAGTGGCATCCGAAACACAGCGTGTTAGTTAAGGAGATAGAGAACGTGAATGAGATGAGAATGGGTCTATACGTGCAACACACCATGAACCATCAGAACTATGGTGAAAAGAGCAGTCGAAGATCAGAGCTCGTCTTTGAACTTAAGAGGATATTTGAAACTCTTTCCATTAAATATCATCTTCTCCCTCAAGAAGTACGTCTCACTCAATTCAACATGCTCCCCAACCCCAGCCCTAGTCTTTCAACTTGA